The DNA window CATTAATCGTCTTTCGGCGGCGTCGCTAATACATACGAATGCTTCATTTGCATTCATATACAGCACAGCACAAATGTTATGAGCAGTCGCGAGCATTAAAACATGTGCACGCGACGATCACACTGGCCGTATTTTGGTTCAGCATATGGTGTGTTCAATATGCCTTTAAACTTACTTACACATTCACTGATTTCTCAGATGAGATCATAACTTTTTGCTGCGGAAAATATATCCAAGGTCGCATTTGATATAAACATATACACACGGCCATCAGTCATCGGAATCATCTCGGGTAATTTGAACTATAGCTAACGTCTGCATCTCTTGTACCTGAAATTGATCTGTGAAAATATCGTAGAAGATGAGCTGATGATGCTCGAAAAGAACTAGTGAAGCAAATGGTTAATAAGACAAATGATTAATGGAAATACTTCCAAGTAGTGAttcgaaaattattgcaaataTTTAGTAGAAGGATCGAAGAATGATTGAAGAAGTTCGCGGTCATTAGCAGACTGTGTCGAAAACAGAAGAAATTTAGTTATCTAGTTATCTTTGAAATATTGCACACCTTGTTGATAATGGCGGTTTTACTATCCTTCCATCAACTTATTGAAAAGGACTCCAGGCGTGTCAATTATTGCTGGAAAAGTGAGATTACACTTTTTTCTACATATTACAAAGCTAGTTATTCCATTGAATCTTTTTTTACAGCATCGATCCTCGTAGTACTATTCATGGCCATTTCATCTAGCTTAGTGATCACTTTCAGCATGCAATCTTTGGAGAAGAGCTTTCATCAGAACTGTTTTATGGGTGCCAGTTTAAATTTCATAACAGTTCAAAGTTCCAGTTTACTTGAGTTTTTACAGAAAACACACTCATCTAGAGAGAGACAAATGTTATACAATCTGATTCGAGCAGCACCAGAAGGAGAAAAATGTATGTAGTATTGATTCAAAACATTTATTTATCAACAATGGTTTTGATTTACTCAAGGTAACTTATGGACATAATCAGACTCAAATTCAAAGATTTATATCGAACTTTAAAAAAACATGGACGATTAAGAATTTTTATCAACGAGAAATTTATGTCTTATGGTCTCATAAAAAAGCATTAAGCTTCTATAttgtcggtgttaagtcagaccggactaagtgacaaaatattgatttcgagaaaaacgagtttaaagttggaatcgcagcatccttattgttacatatttcaaatctggcaagagtgtagctgacgaaattctttatccaatgctataattatctcattttttgatgttttgcgacttagtccggtcttgACTTAACACTGACCATATATCTTATAGTGTTTTCGTACTTATATGGCGATTAGATTGTTCAAAAAATCTGTGTTTGAAAAGTCATGGTGCTCAACCCTAGAATCATATGCACACTTGATGCACTTTTGAATATGAAATCACTTTTCTAAAATATCACCAAGAGGCTTCGCAAATTCGATTTATGAATAACGGCCCATTTTGAGAgaaaatggtcggtgttaggtcagatcggactaagtgacagtgcattgatttcgagaaaaacggatttaaagtttgaatcgcagcatcctttacattataattggaaataaatttttaccataattcttgttaattgtttcatattttaaatctggtaaaagtggaatgtagatgaagaaattctttatccagtgctatcatcaactcattttttgatgttttgcgacttggtccggtctgacttaacaccgaccaaatgtcgTCTAAAAGCGGTTTTCCCCACTTTTTAAGTcccattttcttcatttttttctgtggatTTGATAAATTATATTCAAGAGTTTTTAAAATGTATTTATGATATAAATACTCTTGAACATTGagagagaaaataattttttcatttattattgaagaaaatccGCTCAAAATCAATATTAATAATTTCCCTGAAAGCTAAGATATGTATCGGAAAGTACTGATCATTGCTACAATTTTAGTGATGAAATATTGTAAAAACTACCGCCCAAAAAGGAAGTGATCAAAATAACTTCTTATTTGCAATTGAACATACACATTCTTTGCGCATATCAAGAACAAACTAGTAGGGTAACTGCTCcgtaattcatcttagctcctctattcatctcacccatttgaacacattagttagaacagtatctgctatctctattcaacgcattagcttaaatggtaggatgaataagggtacgttgtactcgacttttcacttcgctcaaacacgagcatttcacattttccaggcaaaaattttaactgttctgcttcttaggaacgtagCAAAGATGATGACACCTATTTAAccgcaatccagtcactctaagtcgagttatcaacgaaatagtgtgacatactgactaatgagatgaataagggctcgtctaccctacgtGTCATTCTGTGAAAAGACGGTACTTTACGGGCACTGGTGGCTCCAGGAGGAGGCTCGAGGGGCACGTGCCCCCCTCTATTCAACCGGAAAGTTATTTAGTAGAAATGAATGTATATGCAAATCTTTCGTGAATAGTTCTTTTGTGAATCATTATAATGTGTTAAGGTCGTGTACAGCTAAGTTACGAGCTTATTGGATCAATACCACGTTTGATGAATAAAACGGATACTAGTAGTCCTTAGAGGTATTGTCTCTTCGTTGCAGATACGACCGCAAACGTTACTGGTTTCTAGTATGCAGGAGAAGTATACGTACCTGAGTGGACcaccactcgaaaattaccgcgATGTCAGTCCAAGACTAATTGGCCTGGATTCCCCCAATCTCGGGCAAGGAATCAAACGTCGTGAAGGTAGGTGAAACGAACCGATCGCTATCAATATCCGCTTGGGGTGGACAATTTAGTACAATTGTACACCGGCGCATATGTATACTTTCACAGTGTGGGAAGATGTGAGTGCAGATTGGATAATGATAATGATCTTCACAAAGCGATGAAATCTTACTTTACGCTGGGCAGCATGGGAGTCAGCAAACCAAACAAGTTACTTATCTCTCAAGACGATCAACGGGCTAAGTTATTGTTAAAATCCCTAACCCGTCCACTGCTTAACAACTTCGAATCCGACCTGCTCTGAAGACACGATAACTTTCGACTTCCGGACAGTGAAGCGACGGTTTTCAACCGTTGAAAATGTCTCGAAAATCGTTTGAGCAATGATCCAGTACTAGCCGAGGATCTTGAGCATAAAATCCAAGAACATGCCAAGAAGGGCGAGAAAGCTGACTTCGGAAGAACTTCAAGAAAAATGTGCGTGGTACCTGCGTAATAGGAATcgcatagcttatgggattttgactaattggggctgtggctgaatatttcgtctgcgttaacatttagcgccatactttctttggcaaagttgttgtgcttacttagacctacaatttagagtaattggatatccaattagttgagaactgtgCCACCAGGAATGCTTTAAaatagagtaaataaatcgaacctcTCATCATGAATGTGACTATTGTTGAATGGGTTTAACATGAAATATATCGAAACActaattattttgaaaggtggtgtcttaGGAAGATTTGTCCAAAAAGCCAATAGCTCCTGGATGGTGGAAGTGGAATTGTCCCACAAGGCGGCCCTAGTGCGAATGCAAATGTTCAActaatgtcaaaatcattcattATCTCAATAACGCGAATATTTAGAGGGGTACAGTCTTCAGTGAAGTTGCTCGAGAAATCAAAGATCAACTCAATCATTACATTATCTAACAGCCCTTGGCGTACTCAGAAACTATACAGAAAACATAATTTTCCTATATTATTAAACTTTCGTGACAAAACATCACCTACATATACTGGAACTTGTAATCTCCCTAGCGCCGCCTAGTGACTGAATTCTGAAACTCTTCGCTTTCGAGTAGCACTCGACTCGttgatgaatattgccgaagacaccacacttctaaattatcatgatatatagaatttgaaaactagtacatgctcactagcgctACAGAAGCTCTGATGAATTCACAGTTCCAGTAGTACACGATGTCTTGcaacaaataaaaatgtatgaacaaaacaatattggttttgatttaaCATTTGAAATGCGTTATTCTGAACATTTATTGcatttaaaacaattaaaggtacaatttgaattaacacaattgtttttttttcgattcaatATTCGATATGCATTGAGTCAAATATTTGTAGCGTTTAAAGTAACAAAATGAGCATATTAAACcaacaaaattgtatttttgtttcgattgtgGTTATGATAAGATCAACAAAATATTTGATTCAACTTTTTTCCATGTTTGATCCAATAAATTACTTACTTGATACTTGATGGCAACAATTCGCTTCGTTGAATCTACGCCGAGTGAATTCTCCTCCATTGGACCCGGTCATGGGCCAATCTCTTCCCGTCACCCTGGACATTGAGTGCTTTTAGGCTCTCTTCCACTGCAAACAGCCATCGTGTACGCGGCCTGCCACGGAGTCGTCGGCCTCTTCCCGGTTCTCTACTGAATATTATCTTCACCTGTCGCTTTTCCGGCTTTCGTGCCACATGACCAGCCCACCGCAGCCTGCCAttttttattagcttgacaatatccactcctttatataattggtataactcgtgattcatgcgacgccgccagatgccattttcttctttaccgccgagtattgttcgcaGCACCTTACGATCGAAGACACCGAAAGCTCTATGATCAACTTCCTTTAACGTCCACGTTTCATGGCCGTACAAGGCAACCGGaactatcaatgtcttgtaTAACGCGAATTTTGTCTTCGTCTGCAAGCTACGGCACTTCAGCTGGCTACGAAGTCCGTAAAAAGCCCTATTTGCAGCAGCAAGACGCCTTTTCACCTCGCGGGTAACATCATTATAGTGACGTGGAGTTCcaaggtacacaaattcatccaaTACTTCAAATTTATCACCACCTAATACGACTTCACCGCCAACATCATTATTTGGCCCACGTATTCTTCCAGctatcatgtacttcgtcttactggtgttgattgtgagaccgattcttgctgtctcccttttaaaaggcacgAATGCCTCTTCCACGGCTCGGCGGTCGATTTCAATGATATAAATATCGTCCGCAAATCATAGGAGCATATGCGACCGTGTGACGATggtaccgttcctttgcacgcctGCTCTGCTTATGGCACATTCAAGAGCAATGTTGAACAGCAAGTTTGACAGCGCATcaccctgcttcaatccatctaaGGTTACGAAGGACGTCGAAATGTCATCCGCAATCCGAACACTTGATTTCGATCCATCCAGCGTTGCACGAATCAGCCTAATCAGTTTCGTCGGAAAACCATGTCTtaccattatctgccataactcgtttcttttcactgaatcgtacgccgctttgaaatcaataaacagatggtgtgtctgcaagtggtattcccggaatttatctaggatctgtcgcagggtaaacatttgatccgtagttgatcggccttcacgaaaaccaccttggtattcgccgacgaaAGACTCCTCCAACGGCCTCAATTTGTTGAACAGAATACGTGACATAATTTTGTACGCCGAATTGAGGAGcgatattcctcgataattggcgCACTCCAGTCTGTGTCCCTTTTTGTATAAAGGATAAATGAGCCAGTCATCAAGTAGTTCTTCCCATACCTTCAAAAGAgtaaggtgaagtattttttttcggCCGAGAGCTCGTCCTTTCCAGCAGCCTTGCAGTTTTTCAGCTCTTTGATTGCCCTTTTCACCTCTTCTAGCGTCGGAGGCTCCACAGCTTGTCCATCGTCACCAATTAATTATTCAGAGttatttcaacaattgttttatttatatcaacatacatttttattgaacacaagTAGACTGAATGTTGTCGAACAGCCGACATGTTGATTTGGTTAAACCACgaacgaaaattttcaaataaaatcaaaTTGACCAAATGAGGCAATACAAATAGTCTGTATGACAGTGgtagtgaagaaaaaaattcaaaacgtgCTAATACCACATGCTTGGTGTGTGTGGTTTGCGGAGCGTTGAAGCGGAGTGAGGAGAGAATCCAGGCTGCTGAGATCAAAATTCAAACGGGTGATTTCAATCTGTTTTACCATTATATCGTTTTGTTCTTTTCAGCAAACTGTGTTTGAGTATCGTATTTCTCACTTTCCCGTGTGGGTATTGAGAGACATGACtgtaattcttgagcgttttttcaaggCGTTGTGTCTGCAGTGGGTTGCTCTCTTTGTttgctttctctttcgatttttacgccGTCACtgtaacacttttcacttattgtacagtacagatcgaaagacggtggttttaactagcatattatcgaagactccatatcaagaagactggcaactctgtccagaatccggagacagtaacagcaacgccacttgcgggtaaaggtggtactttccatagtgattcacacacacatatacatttttacaaaaagcttcctcccttctttcaatagaggcgctgtaacctctgtcgcttctcgtttgtatgggggaaggaaagagatatcagtcttcttgatatggagtcttcgatattatgcaaagagttgagggataaatgttagagtgaccgaattattaacggAAGAGAGGGTGGACAGGGAGAGTGACTCGTTGCAGGTGTGACGTTTTGAggaaacgctcaagaattgtcCATATGTGTGAATGCCCTTGCATTGACCTATTAAATAGGGTTAGACATTTACGCAGGTGAACGTAAGGGTATTCCGGTGGACTATGCGTGTAAGTAGGTTTAAGCCGAATTTACACCTGTCCGGTCCGTTTCAGTGCCGGTTCGGTTCCGTGCACGGACGCCGGTATTCTTTCGTACACTTCAGGTGCGagcattcacacttgtccggGACGGTGCCGTGCCGGATAAGTGTGAATGCTTGCGTTTGCTTTGTATGAGGGAATATTGGCGTCCGTGCACGGAGCTGGGCCGGCGCTGGGACGGATCGGATGGGTGTAAATTCGGCTTTATAGTGGTCTTTTCTTGAAATGCGAAGGAGGCCCATCTCTCGGTTCATTAGATATGATGCGAATCATGTGGGATTGTTGTTGGAGGGGTTTTACGGCCTGTTTGACGAGTGCTGCTGAGGAAATTGCTGTGGTCTTTTCATACAAAGTTGCATTATGTCTCAACATAGTGTGTTGGTGCGATAATTATTTTTCCGAGAGTGATTTACAGATGTGACCATAGATATTTTAGTGGCTGTTTTACGTGATTTCAGGGGTAAATTTTCATTAGGTCTAGGTTGGCgttgagagattctctttgtttGCTTTCTTATCTGTTCATTGattggccatttcaacatttacctcTTAACTCCTTGTATAATATACTAGCAAAAACCGTAGTCTTTCGATATGTTAAGGGAAATTTGTGGAAAGTATTTGAGTAGCGTAGTAGTGATCGGCGGAGGACAGTTCGGCTTGGTAAGCCGAAGTCGTGTGCGTAAATATCTCTACGTGTGCGGTTTGTCTTGCAGCTATTCGGTCGAATCGGATGGCGTAGCGCTACATAATTTAACTGCCTCTGAAGTACGTcgccgccgccgcgccacgccgacgattgcatgtaaaaatagtaagcacatcggcgtgacgccggcgcgccgccgatttttacctgaaatcggcgcaGCGGCGCACATCTCTACTCTGAAGTTTATTCAGTAGTTTCTAATAAATTTGGCATTTTGATCATGTGAAAGGCCGCGAGTAgtttataataaattatatataatatatattatattatgaATTAATTATAACATATCACTACATGTTTTACATGTACTGCAATCGTCACATTTATTATATGCATTATGATTATTACAATCAATATATTATATCCTATGCAGAATATTACTAATAATCCCGTTTAATTTATAGTGGTATATTTGGTAGTAATAATGATTCACAATCTATTCGCAAACATACAATAGAGCAGAATGAATATGCACATTATgctatttataatattttattatataccTACTAAAACTGTATATATTTTACGTTCCTTATATTTAttacatttatttaattaacTATACCGAACAATTGTAATGTAaacattttacatttttgagCCTCATGAATTTGCATATTATATTCAGTAtatttgtttattaatttagTTCAATGCCTTATTCTCATTATTGCCGTTATATACAACACCTTTTTAAATTGCCTTGAAAGTATCCAAATTTATCATACTTAATACAATTAATTTTAATACTTATATTATTTTCGttacatttattatatttattatattacATATACTTTTATATACAAATAGTACTGGGTAGGGAGGGATGCACGATAACCTAACAGTTCAGAAAACAATTCGGAACTTCTGTAAGGATCACCTGAAGAAAAACCTCTAAATTAAAttcagatatttttgttttatttcggaTCATTTATCTAGATATACCTAAAACGTTTGTCATCAATATTTATATAATATGAGAATCATTTCAAAAAATATGCTACAACCATAGTACTTTAAATTAAATATACGCAGAAATGTCCACATATAATTGCTACATTATTTTAACGCATTATAAAGGTGTATCCGTGTACATTCAATACAATGGAGATTGAATATCATATTTATTATGTTTATAGGCCAATTTCATAGATGTTTCATAAATTTATTGTAGGCATTATATTAATTActcattttcagttttaaaCGTTCGCTTATTGTATGTGTTATATCCATTAAACTCATACTGTATCTTACTGCACTTTATTTTCGTACCACAATCAGTATATTTTCAGGTATACATATTATATACACTACCTACTTCATTTAATTATATTTGTTACTTATGCATTATTTGGATTAGGTTAATCACGTTGCGTTTTTCAGGCAGAAGACATCCACTCAAAACATTCATTatgaccatttttaaaatatatactCCACTGTATGTTGTTTTCACAgtcaatatattcattttattgtactatattatattatatgttcGTTATATCATTTTGTACTGCATTATATTCTATTATATGATATATTTACATTACAAAACAAAAGAAGTCGCATAGGGGATGGGAGCATCAGGGTATCATACAAATTGAGGACTGGGCGAAGGAACGTGGGTAGCCAGCCTGAGTCACTTGAAGGAAACTTCAGAAGGTCCGATAGGAGTTTGACGCACCCTTCTCCAAACA is part of the Topomyia yanbarensis strain Yona2022 chromosome 1, ASM3024719v1, whole genome shotgun sequence genome and encodes:
- the LOC131677956 gene encoding uncharacterized protein LOC131677956 isoform X3, whose translation is MAVLLSFHQLIEKDSRRVNYCWKTSILVVLFMAISSSLVITFSMQSLEKSFHQNCFMGASLNFITVQSSSLLEFLQKTHSSRERQMLYNLIRAAPEGEKSDIINEFNSTWSNQDFCEYLKFTPLFHAMVSVIWLALFIMHGPGGEASSPNRGGSCFPH